The following is a genomic window from candidate division KSB1 bacterium.
GCGATCGATTACGTCAGTATCTGTTCGCCCAATCATCTGCACGACGCTCATATCCGCTTTGCCCTGCGCAACCATGCCGATGCAATCTGCGAAAAACCGTTGGTGCTCAATCCCTGGAATCTCGATGCCTTGGCCGAAGACGAGCAAGAAACCGGACAGCGTGTATTCACCGTGCTGCAGCTGCGCGTTCATCCGGCCATTCTGACCCTAAAAAGGGAGCTCGAGAGCGAAACGGGAAATCAGAAACATCTTATTGACCTCTCTTACATTACGCGGCGGGGCAACTGGTATCATTATTCCTGGAAAGGCGACCTGCAAAAATCCGGCGGCGTCGCTACCAATATCGGCATTCACTTTTTCGATATGCTGCTCTGGTTGTTCGGCTCCGTACAGGAGTACGAAGTGCACTGCGCTGATGCGCGTCGAGCTGCCGGTTATCTGGAATTGGACCGTGCGCAAGTGCGATGGTTTCTTTCGATTGATAAGGCCGATTTGCCGGAAGCGACGGTGCGCGAAAATAAATCGACTTTTCGTTCCATCACCATCGACGGCCGATCATTTGAATTCAGCGACGGTTTTACCGATCTTCACACCGAGGTCTATCGCAATATTTTGGCGGGTAAAGGGTACGGCATCGAGGACGCCCGTCCGTCGATCGAACTGGCTTACCGGATTCGTCATGCCAAACCCGTTTGCCGCGATAAGGGCCGCGTCCATCCGGACGCGTTAACATATTGTTCTGAAACAATATAAATGCAGTAGTTTGTATCCGCGCAACCTTTGATCCGAATTATTGAAAAAAAGCTGTCTCAGAATGAGCTGTTAGAGCTTTGTCGGGTACATTTCGACACGATGGTCAAATTTGTGATCGATATTCAGCGTTGGAAAATGGCCGTCGGCGGCGAACTGGATGCAGATGGTGAAGCTTTGCTTTTGGCC
Proteins encoded in this region:
- a CDS encoding Gfo/Idh/MocA family oxidoreductase — encoded protein: MTVSGHRFALIGAAGYIAPRHMQAIKETGNLLICALDPADSVGILDRYFEEVDFFTDFERFDRYVGLLRRRHPEKAIDYVSICSPNHLHDAHIRFALRNHADAICEKPLVLNPWNLDALAEDEQETGQRVFTVLQLRVHPAILTLKRELESETGNQKHLIDLSYITRRGNWYHYSWKGDLQKSGGVATNIGIHFFDMLLWLFGSVQEYEVHCADARRAAGYLELDRAQVRWFLSIDKADLPEATVRENKSTFRSITIDGRSFEFSDGFTDLHTEVYRNILAGKGYGIEDARPSIELAYRIRHAKPVCRDKGRVHPDALTYCSETI